A segment of the Candidatus Izimaplasma bacterium HR1 genome:
GAATGCCATATCATCATTAAGTTTTTCTTCCCCGTCATATAGATCATAATTCCAACGACATGAATGAGCACAACCACCTCTATTAGCATCACGATCTGTCATATTATTAGACAAAGTACAACGACCGGAATAAGATACACACATTCCACCGTGAATAAACACTTCTAAATCGCATTTTGTATTTTCTCTTAATTCTTTGATTTCTTCTTTATCGAGTTCACGGGCTAAAACAACACGTTTTACGCCTTCCTCATACCAAAAATTAACACTTTCATAATTTGTTAGTGACGTTTGAGTTGAGATATGAACTTCTAAATCAGTATGTTCCTTAGCTGTTTCAATGATAACCGGTGAAGCACAAATAATTGCATCGACACCTACTTTTTCTAATTCTTTGAGATAATCTACTAAACCGTCAATATTGTCATTGTGAGGGAGAATATTAGTCGTTACATAGATTTTCCTATTGTACTTATGAGCAAAATCACAAGCTTCTTTTATATCTTTAATTTCAAAGTTCGAAGCTCGAGCTCTTAAACTGAACTTTTTACCACCAATAAATACAGCATCTGCGCCATATATTATAGCTATTTTTAATTTTTCTAAGTTACCAGCAGGCGCTAGTAATTCTGGTTTTTTCATATATAGGCCTCCTAGTATTTATCATAGACAGTTTTTTTGTATAAAAACCCACTGTCATGATTTTCTTTGTATTTATTGCTTATTTCTTTGGCTATTTCTTGGCTATTTCCTTTTAGGATATCTGAATAGTTTTTTGTCGTTTCTAATAGGTAATCCATGTCTTTAAAAATTCCATCAATAATAAACAAATCTAGTGATTTACTTAGTTCGTTTATTTCGTTGTATGATTCCATTGGTTTTTCTCTAAAAATGTGAGTACCATGTTCATCTTGGAA
Coding sequences within it:
- the yhbU gene encoding putative protease YhbU precursor, producing the protein MKKPELLAPAGNLEKLKIAIIYGADAVFIGGKKFSLRARASNFEIKDIKEACDFAHKYNRKIYVTTNILPHNDNIDGLVDYLKELEKVGVDAIICASPVIIETAKEHTDLEVHISTQTSLTNYESVNFWYEEGVKRVVLARELDKEEIKELRENTKCDLEVFIHGGMCVSYSGRCTLSNNMTDRDANRGGCAHSCRWNYDLYDGEEKLNDDMAFSMSSKDLQTVKHISDLIDIGVDSLKIEGRMKSIHYIATVVSTYRRLIDSICEEHEIDLPKYLMEIKKAENRLTSHGFMEGMTTINEQLYNMRSEIPTQEFIGLVRDFDEENFIATIEQRNYFVPGDEVEVFSPNIEPLKFKVEEIKDEEDKVLDAARHPKQILKIFIPFKVSKYDMIRKIKP